Proteins from one Hemicordylus capensis ecotype Gifberg chromosome 7, rHemCap1.1.pri, whole genome shotgun sequence genomic window:
- the LOC128332447 gene encoding IgGFc-binding protein-like has translation MAIKRIIFILAGLALLGGPCGADPRGKEFVTAFLQNYWQEVPNADFRLLITGYHPATSVTVIVNNSTFQRATINAGQTVSVHLPGFVEMLGTNTFDKTMLIQADKDISVFSYNYKNYSSAATVVYPVQQLGLLYYVVTPVGDTSNTFKEFAVVAHEDPTRVDIHLKGAVSFKGRDYPAGSRLVVDLEPFQTIQLQSSDDLSGTRVESSGPVAVLSGHSCAKQNTQCDHVVEQLLPVSSWGTTFIVPPLSIQSSSDVVYVVTSQSTLIRYQVGPTQNSRNTNAGQVIQIEVKRPHPLYISADAGIQVLFFFTGAKTGVGIYDPFLINIPALTSYCTSYHIDGIRKSDNYAVVITKSTESNGITFKRKAVGNIQWRVIPGTEYSWAEHRLGREDRALSLEHPSTPFGLYIFGVSYMGGYGYSSVCPSSQPVSSCSSMKCGSKEQCEILRGQPMCVPKSGSICRAYGGPHYHTFDGKHFDFMGTCTYTIAKTCSLDPTLPFFSVEAKNENRGNAHGSYIGSVTVRVYDTIIAMARNEIGLVRVNYQQSQLPISLQEGKLRLFQSGISVHIETDFSLRVSYNWDSNLAVKISSRFSESLCGLCGDYNGDPDNDFTMPDGSLAPSPVEFGRSWKVKDGHEFCWDDCNGECQSYTPEKAKKYKAEPFCGWINKGGDGPFSQCHAVIDPQPFLDDCVFDVSLNDGLKNVLCDALKNYADACQGEGAAISDWRTPTGCSLPCPENSQYKACGPPCPATCNGEAGPTNCSSLPCVETCQCNEGFVLNAGKCIPSTSCGCIFEGKLFSPGEQFWGDDSCTRRCTCDRETKRVACQAARCRSGEQCKVQDGLQNCYPTSFTSCSASGGLHYLSFDGKRFDFQGNCVYQFTGLREKRNDLEDFLVLVQNDHQGSQSVPFLQRVEISIYGTAIVKSREQPGKVLVNGLLNNLPYRSRNNDFSMNRRGQTLVIQTDFSLTVTFD, from the exons ATGGCAATCAAGAGGATCATTTTCATTTTGGCTGGTTTGGCACTATTGGGCG GCCCTTGTGGAGCAGATCCCAGAGGGAAGGAATTTGTCACAGCCTTTCTGCAGAACTACTGGCAAGAAGTACCCAATGCAGACTTCAGGCTGCTCATCACTGGGTACCATCCTGCAACGTCTGTCACAGTGATAGTGAACAACTCTACGTTTCAGAGAGCTACCATCAATGCAGGACAGACAGTGTCTGTTCATCTCCCAGGCTTCGTAGAGATGTTGGGGACCAACACCTTTGATAAGACTATGTTGATCCAAGCTGACAAAGACATCTCAGTCTTCTCCTATAACTACAAGAATTATTCAAGTGCTGCCACAGTCGTATATCCAGTCCAACAGCTGGGCTTGTTGTATTACGTGGTCACTCCGGTGGGTGACACGTCAAACACTTTCAAGGAATTTGCTGTGGTGGCCCATGAAGACCCCACTAGAGTTGACATTCATCTGAAAGGGGCTGTGAGTTTCAAAGGGCGGGATTATCCTGCAGGTAGCAGGCTTGTTGTTGACCTCGAACCCTTCCAAACAATCCAGCTGCAAAGCTCGGATGATTTATCTGGCACCAGGGTTGAATCAAGTGGGCCTGTGGCTGTCTTGAGTGGGCACAGCTGCGCTAAACAAAACACACAGTGTGACCATGTTGTTGAACAGCTCCTGCCTGTTTCCAGCTGGGGTACCACGTTCATTGTCCCCCCACTGTCCATCCAAAGTAGTTCTGATGTGGTGTATGTTGTCACCTCCCAGAGCACTTTAATCAGATACCAAGTTGGGCCGACACAAAACTCCCGTAATACAAATGCAGGACAGGTGATCCAGATTGAGGTAAAACGCCCTCACCCTCTTTATATCTCTGCTGATGCTGGAATCcaggttcttttctttttcactggTGCTAAAACAGGAGTAGGGATCTATGACCCCTTCCTCATCAATATCCCGGCCTTGACAAGCTATTGCACATCCTACCACATTGATGGGATTAGGAAGTCTGATAATTATGCTGTCGTCATAACCAAAAGCACAGAATCCAATGGAATCACCTTCAAGAGGAAGGCCGTGGGAAACATCCAATGGAGAGTCATCCCAGGCACAGAATATTCCTGGGCTGAACATAGACTGGGCAGAGAAGATCGTGCCCTCTCCCTGGAGCATCCCAGCACACCCTTTGGACTCTACATCTTTGGAGTTTCATACATGGGGGGCTATGGTTATTCTTCCGTTTGCCCTTCCA GCCAACCAGTGTCTTCATGCAGCTCAATGAAATGTGGAAGTAAGGAGCAGTGTGAGATCTTAAGAGGTCAGCCGATGTGTGTACCAAAATCTGGATCCATCTGCAGGGCTTATGGAGGCCCTCATTATCACACCTTCGACGGAAAGCACTTTGACTTCATGGGCACCTGCACCTATACCATTGCCAAGACTTGCAGTCTAGATCCAACTCTTCCTTTCTTCAGCGTTGAGGCCAAGAACGAGAACAGGGGCAATGCTCATGGTTCTTACATTGGTTCTGTGACAGTCAGAGTCTATGACACCATCATTGCGATGGCCAGAAATGAGATTGGACTTGTGAGG GTGAATTACCAGCAGTCCCAGCTGCCCATCTCCCTGCAGGAGGGGAAACTGAGGCTCTTCCAGAGTGGGATCTCTGTCCATATTGAGACGGACTTCTCACTGAGAGTCTCCTACAACTGGGACAGCAACCTGGCGGTGAAGATCTCCAGCAGATTTTCGGAGAGCCTCTGCGGCCTTTGTGGCGACTACAATGGAGACCCAGATAATGACTTCACCATGCCTGATGGGAGCTTGGCCCCCAGTCCTGTGGAgtttgggagaagctggaaggtGAAGGATGGCCATGAGTTCTGCTGGGATGATTGCAATGGGGAATGCCAAAGCTACACCCCCGAGAAAGCCAAGAAGTATAAAGCTGAGCCATTCTGTGGCTGGATCAACAAAGGGGGAGACGGCCCGTTCAGCCAGTGCCATGCCGTGATTGACCCTCAGCCCTTTCTAGATGACTGCGTCTTTGATGTCAGCTTGAATGATGGCCTCAAGAATGTGCTGTGTGATGCACTGAAGAACTATGCAGATGCCTGCCAGGGAGAAGGAGCTGCTATTTCAGACTGGAGGACACCCACTGGCTGCT CCCTACCCTGCCCTGAGAACAGCCAGTACAAGGCCTGTGGACCTCCATGTCCTGCCACCTGCAACGGCGAAGCTGGTCCCACGAACTGTTCCTCATTGCCTTGTGTGGAGACCTGCCAGTGCAATGAGGGCTTTGTGCTGAATGCTGGGAAGTGCATCCCCTCAACGTCCTGTGGGTGTATCTTTGAGGGGAAACTCTTCTCCCCTGGTGAGCAGTTCTGGGGAGACGACAGCTGCACGAGACGCTGCACTTGTGACCGGGAGACGAAGCGAGTGGCCTGCCAAGCGGCGAGATGCAGGAGTGGGGAGCAATGCAAGGTGCAGGACGGCCTCCAGAACTGCTACCCCACCAGTTTCACCAGCTGCTCGGCTTCAGGGGGCCTCCACTACCTCAGCTTTGATGGCAAACGGTTCGACTTCCAGGGGAACTGTGTGTATCAGTTCACTGGGCTGCGTGAGAAGAGAAATGACCTGGAGGATTTCCTGGTGCTTGTCCAGAATGACCATCAAGGCAGCCAGTCAGTGCCTTTTCTCCAGAGGGTGGAGATCAGCATTTATGGCACAGCCATTGTGAAGAGCAGAGAACAGCCTGGAAAGGTTCTG GTGAATGGCTTGCTGAACAACCTGCCCTACAGGAGCAGAAACAATGACTTTTCCATGAACAGGAGAGGGCAAACTTTGGTGATCCAGACTGACTTCTCCCTGACAGTCACCTTTGACTGA